Proteins encoded in a region of the Uloborus diversus isolate 005 chromosome 1, Udiv.v.3.1, whole genome shotgun sequence genome:
- the LOC129234334 gene encoding ras-related and estrogen-regulated growth inhibitor-like protein, producing the protein MMRLDSKVQSHHGAILSHHGSLAVSISSFPEFLYKQAVSFDNITTQVEILDTSLCEERCCLPNHIEWADAFVVVYSVCDRGTFEEARRLLEAVALGKGARRAPAILLGNKRDLERGRRVAVDDGHEASLRHRCQFYEVSAAENYVGVSLAFQSLMREARAAQQLRTLPVSRRKAGPALSKMIGMVFGRGDKGASDRKKRPSLSI; encoded by the exons ATGATGCGATTGGACTCGAAAGTCCAATCGCATCATGGTGCGATTCTCTCGCACCATGGGTCTCTCGCAG TGTCCATTTCTTCCTTTCCAGAATTCTTGTACAAACAAGCGGTCAGCTTCGACAACATCACAACGCAAGTCGAGATCCTGGACACATCTCTCTGCGAA GAACGATGCTGTCTACCAAACCACATAGAGTGGGCAGATGCTTTCGTGGTAGTGTACAGTGTATGCGACAGGGGCACATTCGAAGAGGCTCGACGACTTCTTGAAGCGGTGGCTCTAGGCAAAGGTGCCAGAAGGGCACCAGCTATTCTACTAGGAAACAAGCGAGATCTTGAGCGAGGGCGGCGTGTGGCAGTGGATGATGGACACGAAGCGTCTCTCAGGCATCGGTGTCAGTTCTACGAGGTGTCTGCAGCGGAAAACTATGTGGGAGTCTCTTTGGCCTTCCAGTCTTTGATGCGCGAAGCTAGGGCAGCGCAACAACTGAGGACATTACCAGTGTCGAGAAGAAAGGCTGGGCCAGCTCTGTCCAAAATGATTGGAATGGTTTTTGGACGAGGCGACAAGGGTGCGTCGGACAGAAAAAAGAGACCATCTCTATCGATCTGA